The Halorubrum salinarum genome segment TCACGACCGCTCGCGACCGGTCACGGACGCCCGGCCCGCGAGCCGGTCCGAACTTCCGCTGGCGTCGTCGCCCGCCGCCCCCTCAGCGGCGTCGCCCCGCGCTCCCGCCGGGCGGACCGCGAACCCGAGGCGCTCGTAGAACCCCCGCAGGTCGGCGTCGAACGTCGCGGTGACGGCCGCGACCGCGGGGTCAGACGCGCCCCGGTCGAGCGCGGCCGCGACGAGCGCGGCGCCGATCCCTTCCCCTCGGCGCGCCCGCCTGACCGCGACGGCGTCGACGTGGAGTCGGTCCGGGTCGGGTCGCACGGCGACCAGCGCGCCGACGACTCCGCCGGTCCGGGCGGAGCGGGCGACGAGCGCGTCGCCCGCGTCGATCCGGTCGTCGACGGTCGCCGCGTCGGTCGAGAGCATCGCGGCGTCGAGGACCCGGAGGACGTCGAGGCGGTCGCCGGGCGTCGCCGGCTCGACGGTCACGTCCGCGGGCGGGTCGGGGCGGGCCTCCTCGGCGGTCACGGCGGGGCGCTCGCGCCCGTCCCGCCCTTGATCAGCCGCAGGACCCGCACCTCCGGGGCGTCGACGACGCGGTCGCCCGGGACCGGCGAGCCGTCGACCAGCGCGGACGCCTCCTGCGGGTGGTAGCCCGCCTCGCGGATCAGGTCGTCGTACGTCGCGTCGGCAGCGAGGCTGTACTCGGCGGTCCCCTCGCCGACGACCTCGACGGTCACGTCCATGGGCGCGGTAGCGGGCGCGGCGGCGTCAATCGCACGGTTCCGGCGGCTCGGCTCAGCCGTCGGCCGGCTCGCGGACGTTCCACGTGTAGAGGAACCACGCGACCGCGGCGCCGACGGCGACCGCCGCCAGCGCGCCGGGCCGCGGGACCGCGCCGGTCCACGCGTCGACGACGAGGAGGCCGGTCGCGGCCGCGGCGACGACGAGCACGCGCGCCGCGTCGCGGGCGAGCGCCGCCTCGCGCTCTGGCGGTAGGTCGCCGTCGTAGCCGGCGATCAGGTCGGCCGCGTCGCCGCGGCGGATCGCCCACGCGAGAAGGAGACAGAACCCGCTGACGTGGCCGATCAGGACGGTTTCGACGATCGCCATGGTTGCTCTCGGTCGCGTCGGCCGCGGCTCAGCCGTCCAGCTCCTCGCGGAGCAGGCCGTTCACCTGGCCGGGGTCGGCGCTGCCGCCGGTCGCCTGCATCACCTGCCCGACGAGGAAGTTGATCGCGCCCTCGTCGCCGTCGTGGTAGTCAGCGACCGCGTCGGGGTTCTCGTCGATGGCGGCCGCGACCGCGGCCTCGACCTCGCCGCTCTCGGCCTTGCCGAGGTCCTCGCGCTCGATGATCGTCTCGGGGTCGTCGCCCTCGTCGAGCATCTCGCGGAGGACGGTCTCCTCGGCGTTCTTCACGGTCAGCTCGTCGGCGGCGACGAGCTCGATCAGGCGCGTGAACTCGTCGAGCCGGCCCTCGACGTCGGTGATCGCCATCTCGCGGTAGTTGAGCTCGCCGAGTAAGTTGTCGGCGACCCACGTCGCCGCGAGGTCGGGGTCGAACTCGCTGGCCACGTCCTCGAAGAAGTCCGCGACCGCCTTCGTGGAGGTGAGCTTCGAGGCCGCCTCGCGGTCGAGCCCGTACTCGTCGCGGAAGCGCTCGCGGCGGGCGTCGGGGAGCTCCGGGATCGCGATCTGCTCTTTCCAGTCGGCCACCTCCAGCGCGGGGAGGTCGCCCTCGCGGAAGTAGCGGTAGTCCTTCTCGGCCTCCTTCGAGCGCATGCCGACGGTGACGCCGCGGTCCTCGTCCCAGTGGCGGGTCTCCTGTTCGATCTCGCGGCCGCGGCGGAGGACGTTCTCCTGGCGGGTGACCTCGTAGGCGAGCGCCTGCTCCGCGCCCTTGTGGCTGGAGATGTTCTTCACCTCGGCGCGGTTCACGTCGTCGAGCGCGTCCGCGTCGATCGTCCCGTCGTCGGCGACGTGTTCGGCGGGGACTAAGGAGACGTTGGCGTCGACGCGCAGGCTCCCGTCGCGGCCGGGGTCGAACACGCCGAGGTACTCCAAGACCTCCTCCAGCTTCGCGAGGAACGCCCGCGTCTCGGCCGGCGAGCGGAAGTCCGGCTCCGTGACGATCTCCATGAGGGGAGTGCCGGCGCGGTTGTAGTTGACGAGGGTGTGGCTCGCCGACTCGATGGAGCCGCCGGCGTGCTGGAGGCTGCCGGGGTCCTCTTCGAGGTGCGCGCGGGTGATCCCGATGGTGCGCGGGTCGCCGTCGACGCGGACCTCCAGTTCGCCCTCGGCGCAGATCGGCGCGTCGTACTGGGTGAGCTGGAAGTTCTTCGGGAGGTCGGGGTAGTAGTAGTTCTTCCGGTGGAACGTGGTCGTCTCGGGGATGTCGGCGTCGATCGCCTTCCCGACCTTCACGGCGGCCTCGACGGCGGCCTCGTTGAGGACGGGGAGCGCGCCCGGCAGCCCGAGGCAGGTCGGGCAGGTGCGCGTGTTCGGCGCCTCGTCCTCGGCGGGCTCCGTCGAGCAGCCGCAGAAGATCTTCGTGTCGGTCTCGAGCTGGACGTGGACCTCCAGCCCGATCACGACTGTCCGGTCCGCCGTCGCGGCCTGCGTGCTCATTACCGGAGCGTTGTGAGCGGGCCGCCTAAATCGTGTCGGGACCGTCGCCGCCGACGCGGACCGGTCGGCCGCGGTCGCGACGCCGCGAGGCACCGCCGCTATCGATTCCGAAAACGCGGAGGGAACGATTATGTGGGGGACGTTCGTAGCAGAGCCGATGACCGACGCGACGAGCCGGGAGGGTACCGAGCCGAACGGGGGCGGCGAGTCGACCGTCTCCCCGGCCCGGCGACGAGAGGCGAGAGGGCCGCGGCCGAGATGACGGCCGCCGACCGCCCCCGCCGCGGACGACCGCGACGCACGCCCCCAACAGATGCCCGGTGAGTCGACCCTTCACCTCGGGGAGCCGGTCGACGCCGCGTGGGGGGCCCTCCCGGAGGGGACCCGGACGGTCCCGCACGGCGGCCGGGAGAGCGACGGCGACGGCGTCGGGTGCCCGGACGCGGTGATCGTCCGGCTGCGCGACGGGGCGGCGGGCGAGCGCGGCCGCGCCGTGCGGGACCGCCTGCGGGCGGTCCGCGACCGCTACCCCGACGCGACGACGCTCGCGTACACCGTCGAAGACGACCCGGACGCGGCGATCGACGCGAGCCGGATCGGGGTCGAGTACGCCTCCGGGCGCCGGCTGGCGGCCGACGGCGAGACGCTCGCGGACCGCCTCGGCGCCGGGAGCGAGGACCGTCGACCCGACGACACGCTGCGTCGGGAGCGCGAGGCCGCCCTGGAACCGTTCATTCGGATCGTCTCGGACCGGACCACCGACCTCGACGAGAAGCTCGACGAGCTGTTGGCGCTGGGCCGCGACCGGCTCGACCTCTCCATCGGCTACTCCTCGCGGGTCGAGGGCGACCGCATCGAACTCCGACAGTACAGCGACGGGACCGGGACGGTGGCGTCGCTCGCCGAGGACGCGCTCGACGACGACGGGACGCTGCCGCTGGACCTGACCTACTGCAAGCGGACGGTCCGGAGCGACGACGTGGTCGCGTTCACCGACCCCGAGGCCGCGGGCCTCGGCGACGACCCGTCCTACGAGGCGTTCGGCTTCGGCAGCTACGTCGGCGGCCGTGTCGTCGTCGACGGCGAGACGTTCGGGACGCTCTGTTTCCTCGACCCGGAGCGACGCGACCGACCGTTCGACGAGCGCGAGCGGCTGTTCGTCGAGCTGCTCGCAGACTGGCTGGGGCGGGCGCTCGAACGGCGGGTCGCCCGCGAGGAGCGCGAGGCGGCCGTCGACCGATTCGAGGAGACCCTCGAACGGATCGACGACGCCTTCTTCGCGCTCGACGACGACTGGCGGTTCACCTACGTCAACGAGCGGGCCGCGGCGCTGTTAGAGCGCGAGCCGGACGAGCTGCTCGGCGCCGACGTCTGGGCGGAGTTCCCGGCGGCGATAGGCGAGGAGTACGAGACGAACTACCGGCGGGCGATGGAGACGCAGGAGTCCGTCTCCTTCGAGAGCTACTACGAGCCGCTGGACCTGTGGACCGAGGTGACCGCGTATCCCTCGCCCGACGGGCTCTCCGTGTTCTTCGCGGACATCACGGACCGGAAGCGCCGCGAGCGGATCCTCGAACGGCTCCTCGGCACCGTGGAGGGCATCCAGCGGGCCGACGGGAGGGAGGCCGTCGCGGACCGGCTGATCGAGGCCGCCGACGAGGTGCTGGGCTACGAGATCAGCGGCGTGCGGCTGTACGACGCCGACGCGGACCGGCTCCGGCTGGTCGCGACGAGCGACGGGGTCGGCGACCGGTTCGCCGACAGCCGCGGGCCGCGTCGTCCCGGCGAGGGGTTCACCGGCGGGGTGTTCGAGGCGGGCGACCCGCGGGTGATGGACGACATCGAGGCGCTCGGCGACGGGCGCTCGTACCACGGGATGCGCTCCGTCGCGGCGGTCCCGCTCGGCGCTCACGGCGTGGTCATCGTCGGCGCCGTCGAACCGGACGCCTTCGGCGAGGACGACGTCGCCGTGCTCGAACTGCTGGCGACGAACGCGGTCGCGGCGATGGACGCCGCGGACCGCCGCCGCCGGCTCCGGACCTACGAGGACGCGCTGAAGAACGTCGACGACATGGTGTGCGTGCTCGACGGCGACGGCGCCGTCACGTACGCCACCGCGCCGTTCGTCGCGTGGTTCGGGGCCGACGACCGCGACGAGGTCGTCGGGGAGCGGCTCGACGCGCTCGTCGACGCGGCCGACGCGCCGCTGGTGGCCGACGCGGTCGGGGCGCTCACCGACTCGACGGCCGACGCCGGCGGGGGTCCCGAGCCGGCCCGGACGATCGAACTGACCGCCGAGCGCGAGGGCGACCCGCGGCCGCGGCACGGCCAGTTGCGGCTGTCGCGGCTCTCCGACCACGGGGGCGGCGTCGTCGGGTCGCTGAGCGACACGACGGACCTCCGGCGGACGCAGACCGAGCTGTCGACGGAGCGTGACCGCTTCCGGCGGCTGTTCGACCGGATCCCCGACCCGGTGATGGAGGTCGTCTTGGAGGACGACGAGACGGTGATAGACGGGGTCAACCCCGCGTTCGAGCAGCAGTTCGGCGCGGACGAGGCGTCGCTCCGCGGCCGGACGATCGGCGCGTTGGACATCCAGGACGACCGGCTGGGGGACAGCGATCGCGGCGGCGACGAGGAGGCGGACCTCGACGCGATGGTCCGCGAGCGCGGGTTCGCGACGCGCGAGGTCCGCCGGCAGACCGTGGACGGCCCGCGGGAGTTCCTCTTCCGCGGGTTCAGCTACGAGACGGAGGGGACCCGTCGGGCGTTCGGGATCTACACGGACATCACCGACCGGAAGCGCCGCGAGCGGTACGTGCGGATCGTCAACCGGATCCTCAGACACAACGTCCGGAACGAGCTGAACGTCGTGTTCGGCTTCGCCGGCGAGATCGCCGACCGCAGCGACGACGAGCAGGTCAGCGACTTCGCGGAGCGGATCGAGGCCACGGGCAAGCGGCTGGCGGGCGTCGCCGACGGCGCCACCACGCTCCGCCGCGTCGTGGAGGAGGGGTACGTGACCGACCCGGACGCGGTCGACGTGGCCGAGGTCGTCGAGGCGGTCGCGTCGAAGCACGCGGCCGAGCGGCCCGACGCGCGGATCACCACCGACGTGCCGGCTGGGACCGCGGTGCGGGGCGACGACCGCCTCTCGGTCGCGGTCGACCACCTCGTGGAGAACGCCGTCGAGCACGGCGGGGACGCCCCGCGCGTCGCGGTGACCGCCGAGCGCGACCCGGACGACGGCGTCGTGGCAGTGCGCGTCGCCGACGACGGCCCCGGGATCGCGGCCGCGGTCCGGGACGTGATCACCGGCGACAGCGAGGTGACGCAGCTACAGCACAACACCGGCGTCGGGCTGTGGATCGCCGCCTGGGTCGTGGAGGCGTACGGCGGCGAGATCCGGTTCGGCCCCGGGCTCGACGGCGAGGGGACGACGGTGACGCTCGTGCTCCCGGCGGCGGAGCGGAGCGGTCCCGGGCTCGACGGCGGGGACGAGCGGTAGCCGCCCTCCGCGTTCCGACCCGTTTATTGTCGGCGGCGGTCCGTCTCCGTGTATGACCGACGACGACCGACGACGCGAGCTGATCGCCGCGCTCACCGCGGCCGACGCCGTCCGGTTCGGCGAGTTCGAGCTGTCCCACGGCGGCACGAGCGACTACTACGTCGACAAGTACCTCTTCGAGACCGACCCGGACGCCCTGACGCTCGTCGCCGAGGCGTTCGCCGACCGGCTCGCCGAGACGGACGCGAAGCTGGCGGGCGTCGCGCTCGGCGCGGTCCCGCTGGTGGCCGTCACGGCCGCGGAGCTCGGCCGCCCGTACGTCATCGCGCGCAAGCAGGCGAAGGAGTACGGGACGGGCAACCGGATCGAGGGCCGGCTCGACGACGGCGAAGAGGTCGTCGTGATCGAGGACATCGCCACGACGGGGCAGTCCGCGGTCGACGCGGTGGAGGCGCTCCGCGAGGCGGGCGCGACCGTGGACCGCGTGCTGGTCGTCGTCGACCGCGAGGAGGGCGCCGCGGAGCTGCTCGAAGAACACGACGCGGAGCTGGAGTCGCTGCTCACGGCGACGGAGCTGCTGGCGGAGCGGGACGCGGAGTAACCTAGGCGCCGCGGCGCCGAGGCGCCTCAGGCCTCCGGCGGCTCGACCGTCGGCACCGCGACGCGGTCGAGCACGTCGGCGATCACGTCGCGCTCGTCGACGTCGTTGACGGCGGCGTCGGGCGTCAACACGAGCCGGTGGGCGAGCGTCGGCTCCGCGACCCGCTTCACGTCGTCCGGCGTGACGAACTCGCGGCCGGCGAGGACGGCGGCCGCGCGGGCGGTCTCGAAGAGCCGCTGGGTGCCGCGGGGGGAGACGCCAGCCTCGACGCGGCGGTCCTCGCGGGTCGCCCGCGCGAGCGCCGCCGCGTAGCGCAGCAGGTCGTCCTCGACGCGGACCGACTCGGGGACCTCCCGCAGCGCCGCCACGGCGTCGGGGTCGAGCACGCGGTCGACGGTCGGCGACTGCTCGACGCGCCCGGCGCGGCGCCGGAGCAGCTCCAGCTCGCCGTCCTCGTCGGGGTAGCCGATGGAGGTCTTGATCGTGAAGCGGTCGAGCTGGGCCTCCGGCAGCGGGAACGCGCCCTCGCTCTCGACCGGGTTCTGGGTCGCGATGACGTAGAACGGGCTCGGCAGCTCGTGGGTGTCGCCGTCGACGGTCACCTGGCCCTCCTCCATCGCCTCCAGCAGCGCCGCCTGCGTCTTCGGCGGTGCGCGGTTGATCTCGTCGGCGAGGACGACGTTCGCGAAGATCGGCCCCGGCGAGAACGAGAAGGAGCCGTCGCGCTCGTCGAACACGTTGGTGCCGGTGACGTCGGCCGGGAGGAGGTCGGGGGTGAACTGGATCCGGGAGAACTCCAGGCCGAGCGCGGTCGCGAACGAGCGCGCAGAGAGGGTCTTGCCGGTGCCGGGCACGTCCTCCAGGAGGACGTGGCCGCGGGCGAGGATGCCGAGCGTGACGCGGTCGAGGAACTCGCGGTCGGCGACGACGGCGCCGCCGACCTCGTCGACGACGCGGGAGCAGGCGTCGGCCGCTTCGGGGACGTCCATACCGACCGCACGGGAGCCGGGCCGAAAAGCGTTGCCGGAACCGGAGACCGCGGGGGGACGGGGACGCCAGGACCCCGGCGCGGTCGGCGGCGATCGGGGCACCGCGCCGCGGGCGCGATCGAAACGCATAACAGCGGAACCGGCCAACCGGAGAGTGAGCCGAGGTAGCCTAGCCTGGCCAAGGCGGTAGATTCGAAATCTACTGTCCATTCGGACACCGGAGTTCAAATCTCCGCCTCGGCGCTTCTCTCAGCCCAATTCGGCGAGCGACGGCGCCGTCACCTCAGAACCGAGCGGGACCGAGCGACCGCGCTACGCGGTCTCCGTCGACCGCGCTACGCGATCAGCGCCGCCGCGAGGAACATTCCGCCGGCGGCCGCGGGCGGGATGGTGAGGTTGTCGTCGACGGCGACGCCGCGGATGAGCGGCGGGAGTCCGTCGGCGATCGCGGCGGGGATCGCGCCGGCGAGCGCGACGATCACGCCGGGGTCGGGCCCGAACTCGGGGATCGCGTACGGGACGGCGATCCCGAAGCAGACGAACACCATCGCCGCCACCACCGAGAGGCGCTTCGGCTCCGTCGCCGCGTTCTCGCCGAGGCCGCCGCTTATCGGGTCGCCGACCGAGAGCATCCACATCGCGGGCACGGCGAACACCGGCGCGAAGAGGAACGCGGTGCCCGCCATGCTCACCTGGTACAGCGCGTAGCCGGCGACGCTGTCGGACTCGTACTCCCTGACCAAGGCGTCGTACAGCGGGTCGAGCGGGCCGACCGACCCCGAGAGTCGGAGCGTTTCGAGGACGGCCGCGACGGCGACGCTCACGAGGAGCAGCCGGCCGGTCGTCCGCCACGAGATCCAGCCCAGCAGGTACGGGACCGGGTAGAGGGTGCCGCTCGCGTGGACCAGCCGCCGCTCGAACTCCACGCGCTCGCGCCACGCCGCGGCCGGGAGCGTCACGCCCTCAGTTCCCCGCGGTCTCGATGTCGGTGTCGACCGCGTCGTACCGGTCCGCGACAGCGGCGAACGGCTCGCCCTCGCGCAGCGCGGTCAGCTCGTTGGCGAGGTCCGCGACGGGGATCCGGACCTGCGCCGCGGAGTCGCGCTCGCGGAGCGTGACGGTGTCGGGGCCGTCGCCCTCGATGCCGTCGCGGTCGACCGTGACGCAGAACGGCGTGCCGACCTCGTCCTGCCGCCGGTACCGGCGGCCGATCGAGCCGGAGTCGTCGTACGCGACCGCGAGCCCCGCCGCGCGGAGGTCGGCCGCGACCTCGTCGGCGAGCGCCGTGAGGCGGTCGTCGTTGGTGACGAGTGGGAAGACCGCGGCGTCCTGCGGCGCGACCTCGGGCGCTAAGGAGAGGTACGTCCGCTCCTCCCCGTCGACCTCGTCGGTCTCGTAGGCGTGCGCGAGCAGCGTCTGGACGGTCCGCCCGACGCCGAACGACGGCTCGACGACGTGGGGCGTGATGTGCTCGCCGCTCTCGGTCACCTCCTCGACCGAGAAGTCCGCGACGTCGGCGTCGACCTCGCGCGGTTCGCCGTCCACGTCGACGGTCACCGTCTCGCCGTCGAAGGCGTCGGGGTCGCGCTCGGCGAGCGCCTCCAGCGCCTCGGCGACCGCGGCGGCGTCGCCGCCGAACTCGGGCCCCAGCACGGACATGTCGGGGTCGACCGTCGCGCGCTCGACCGTCTTCGGCTCGTCGTAGCGCTTGAAGACGGTGAACGCGTCGTCGCCGTACTCGTCGTGCTTCGAGAGGTCGTAGTCGCCGCGGTACGCGAAGCCGGCGATCTCGATCCAGTCGCCGTCGACCTCGCTCTCCGCGTCCCAGCAGTCGGCCGCGTAGTGGGCGCGCTCGCCCGCGAGGTGCTGGCGGAACCGGAAGCGGTCGAGGTCGACGCCGACGCGCTCGTACCACTCCTGGGCGACGCCGAGGTAGTAGCCGACCCACGGGGAGCCGATGACGCCCTCGTCGACCGCCTCGCCGACCGTCGTGTCGAGGTAGTCGCCGTCGTCCGCCTCCTGCTCGCTTGCCGGGTACAGCCGGACCTCCACGTCGCGGACGCGGTCGAGCGGCGGCTCGTCCTCCTCGGGGTCGATGAACTGCTCTAACTCGGCCTGCGTGAACTCGCGGAGCCGGAGGAGCCCGCCGCGCGGCGAGATCTCGTTGCGGTAGGCGGGGCCGATCTGGGTGATGCCGAACGGGAGGTTCCCGCGGGCGTACTCCTTCAGCCGCGGGAACTCGACGAAGATCCCCTGCGCGGTCTCCGGGCGGAGGTAGCCGGGCTGGGCGTCGCCGGGACCGATGTCGGTCGCGAACATGAGGTTGAACGCCTCGACCGGCTGGCCGGCGAGCTCGGTGCCGCAGGCCGGGCAGGCGATGCCGGCGTCGGCGATCAGCTCGGCGACCTCCTCGCCGGGGAGCGCCTCGGCGTCCTCGACGTCGGTGGCGTCCTCGACGAGGTGGTCGGCGCGGTGGGACTCGCCGCACTCGGGGCACTCGACGAGCATGTCGTCGAACCCCTCCAGGTGGCCGGAGGCCTCGAAGACGGCCTCTGGCATCACCGTCGGCGCCTCGATCTCGCGGTTCCCCTCGCGGATGGTGAACCGGTCGCGCCACGCGTCCTCGACGTTCCGCTTGAGGGCGGCGCCCTGCGGGCCAAACGTGTAGAAGCCGGCGGTGCCGCCGTACGCGCCGTTCGAGCCGAAGAAGAACCCGCGGCGCTTCGCGAGTTCGGCGAGCGCGTCCGCGGCCATCTACAGCCCCTCCAGCAGGTCCACGTCCCGGACGATCCCGTCGAGGTCCGTGCCGGAGACGAGCGGGACCTGCTCGATGTCGTTGCTGATGAGCTCCTGGGCGACCTCCCGGGCCGTCCGCGTGGCGTTGACCGTGATCAGGTCCTCGGTCATGAAGTGGCGGACCGCCTCGGCCGGGATCTCGACGTTCCGGGTGGGGAGGTAGCGCGCGCCGGTCGCCTTGATCCCCTCCCAGGACCACTCGGAGTCCTCCTCGGCGATCGAGTCGCCGGTGCTCGCCTCCCCCTCGACCACGCGGGCGACCTCGAGGATGTCGACCTCGGTGAGCATCCCCGCGACCGCGGCCTCGTCGTCGAGGACGACCGCGTACGGGACCCCGGAGAGCCCGATCTCGCGCTCGGCGACCGGCAGCGGCGTGCCGGCGTGGGTCGCGTTGACCGCGCGCGTCGCGAGCTCGCCGACCTGGGTCTCCCCGTCGACCTCGCCGCGGGCGATCGCCCGCACCACGTCGGTGACGGTGAGGATGCCGACGAGCTCGTCGCCGTCGACGACGGGGAGGCGCCGGGACTCCTCCGCGACCATCGTCCGGGCGGCCTCGACCATGTCGTCGTCGGCCGCGACGGTCGGCACCTCGCGCATCAGCAGCGCGAGCTGGTCCTCGTCCGGCTGCTCGATCAGGTCGTCGCGCGTGACGAGCCCGCGGTACACCTCGTCGCCGTCGACGTCTTTCACGACCGGCACCGATGAGAAGCCGTGCTCCTGGATGTACTCCAACACGTCGTTGCGGCTCCCGGGGATCTCGACGACGACGAGCTCCGACCGGGGCGTCATGGCGTCTGCGACGTTCATGCCCGTCATTCAGCGTGACACCTCTTGTATACTGCGAAGGTGGGCGGAGACGGACCGCGTGGCGCACAGCGGAAAGGCCGGCCGCGCGGAGACGCGCAGAGCCGGAATCCCGGCGCGGAAGCCCCCGGCGCGGGAGCCCCCGGTGAGCCGATGAGAAACTCGACACGTTCGAGCACATCGTCGGCCGAGGGGCCGGGTATCGGGAGATACGTCGGCCGGCGGTCCCGGGAAACTCGGATCTGACGGCGGATTCCGGTCGGGTTCGCAACTCTTATACGTACTGTGAACTATTCACAACCATGTCACGGAGTTCCACTCCTTGGGACGACCCGGACCCCGACCGCCGTCGGACGGCGCTGCCGACGGACCCGGCGCTCGACGCCGCCGAGGCGCCGGACGTGATGGCGTCCATCGACTCCTCGTCGTCGCGACCGGAGCTCGTCATCGCGGACGTCTCGCGGGAGGACGCGTGGGTGTCGGTCGACGAGACCGACGCGACCGTCCTCGAAGAGTGGTGTTGAGCGCGTAGCGGCCGCGGACGCCGCCGGCGCCGGACCCTTTTCGCAGTTCGTCTACCCCTACCGGAGCCCCCGCGCCGCCTCCCAGCCGCGGATCAGCGACCCGACGGTCCGGCACGTCGGAACCGCCACGGCGTGACGCTCCGCTCGGTCGGCGATCGCCCCGTAGACGGCGTCGACCTCGGTCCGGCGGCCGTTCGCCACGTCCTCGCACATCGACGACCGGTTCGCGGCGGTGCGATCGGCGACGCGCTCGACGGCCGCGACCGCCCGGTCGTCGGCGAGGTCGACCCCGACCGCCCGGGCCGTCGCGGCCGTCTCGCGGGCGGCCTCGCGGGCGACCTCGCCCGCCGGGCCGTCCAGCGTCGGCCCGTTCTCGGTCCGCGCGAGCGCGGAGGGGCCGTTGATCCCGGCGTTGACCGCGAGCTTCTCGAAGCGGCGGACCGGCATGTCCTCGGCGACGACCGCCTCGATCCCGGCCGCCTCGAAGGCCGCGCCGACCCGCGCGGCCGCCGGGCTCGGGCCCCCGGAGAGCGCGCCGACCACCACCTCGCCGACGCCGGTACAGGTGACCCGGCCCGGCTCCGCGAACCGGGCGCCGTAGGTCGCGGTGCCGGCGAGGACCGTCGCGTCGAGCGCGGCGACCAGTCGCTCCTCGGTGAGCCCGTTCTGGAGCGAGCAGACCGCCTCGTACTCCCCCGTGGCGAGCGCCCGGGCGGCCGCGTCGGTGTCGTACGCCTTCGTCGTGACGAGGGCGAGGTCGGCGGCGCGGTGCCGCCCGTCGGTGAGCGCGCGAGGGGCGACGCGGGCGTCGATCTCGCCGTCGATCCGGAGGCCGTCCTCCCGGATCGTCCGCATGTGCGGGTCGCGGCCGACGAGCGTCACGTCGTGTTCGCGCGCCAGCAGCCCGCCCACGAGGCTCCCGAGCGCGCCGGCGCCGTAGACGAGCACCTCCATACCGACGGCGACGGGCGCCGGCTGAATAGTGGTGACGGTGGGGCGGGTCGGTGCCGACCGCGCCGTCCGCCTCAGCCCTTCAGCCCGCTGCCGGTCAGCGGCACGACCACGTCCTCGTCGGGATCGATCTCCCCGCGGTCGCGGAGGGTCCGCAGCGCGGCGGGCGCGACCGCGCAGGTCGGCTCCGTGTAGAACCCGGCGGCGTGGAGCCGGTCGAGTTCGCGGGTCGCGGCCGCCTCGGTGACCGCGACCGCGTCGCCGTCCGTCGCGTCGACGGCAGACAGGATCTCGCGGTCCCGGACCGGCTCGGCGATCTGGATCCCGTCGGCCGCGGCGTTGACGACGCCCTCCGGATCGGCGGCATCCGGGCCGTGGAGCGCCCGGACGATGGGCGCGACGCCGGCCGCCTGCGCGCCGTAGAGCCGGGGGACGGAGTCGGTCCAGCCGGCCCGTTCGAGCCGCCGGAACCCGCGGTAGGCGCCGAGGAACAGCGTCCCGTGGCCGAGCGGCGTCACGACCGCGTCGGGGGCGTCCCAGCCGCTCTGGTACGCGATCTCGTACGCGACCGTGGCGGTTCCCTCGAAGAACGCCGGGTTCCAGGCGTGGCTGGCGTACCAGGCCGGGTCGTCGTCCCCGTCGGCGGCCGGGCCGCCGGCGTCGCCCGCGGGGTCGTCTCCGCTTCCGTCGAGCGCCGCGACGCACGCCTCGGTCACGTCCCGCCGACTCCCCTCGATCCGGACCGGCTCGGCGCCGGCGCGACGGATCGCCGCGAGCTTCGACTCCTTCGCGTCGGCGGGGACGTAGATCTCGGCCGCCATTCCGGCGCGGGCGGCGTAGGTCGCGACCGCGGCGCCGGCGTTGCCGGAGGAGTCCTCGACGACGCGCTCGACGCCCAGCTCGCGGGCCCGCGTCAGCGTCGTCGTCGCGCCGCGGTCCTTGAACGAGCCGGTCGGGAAGACGTACTCCAGCTTGAACGACGCGTTCCACGGCGCGGCGTCGCCGCCGTCCGCGTTCTCCGCGGATCCGCGGCCCCGGTCGGCGTCGACGAGCGGCGTCAGCCCCTCGCCCAGCGTCACCCGGTCAGCGGGGTCGTCGCCGACGGCGAGGAAGCCGTC includes the following:
- a CDS encoding AAA family ATPase is translated as MDVPEAADACSRVVDEVGGAVVADREFLDRVTLGILARGHVLLEDVPGTGKTLSARSFATALGLEFSRIQFTPDLLPADVTGTNVFDERDGSFSFSPGPIFANVVLADEINRAPPKTQAALLEAMEEGQVTVDGDTHELPSPFYVIATQNPVESEGAFPLPEAQLDRFTIKTSIGYPDEDGELELLRRRAGRVEQSPTVDRVLDPDAVAALREVPESVRVEDDLLRYAAALARATREDRRVEAGVSPRGTQRLFETARAAAVLAGREFVTPDDVKRVAEPTLAHRLVLTPDAAVNDVDERDVIADVLDRVAVPTVEPPEA
- a CDS encoding diacylglycerol/polyprenol kinase family protein encodes the protein MTLPAAAWRERVEFERRLVHASGTLYPVPYLLGWISWRTTGRLLLVSVAVAAVLETLRLSGSVGPLDPLYDALVREYESDSVAGYALYQVSMAGTAFLFAPVFAVPAMWMLSVGDPISGGLGENAATEPKRLSVVAAMVFVCFGIAVPYAIPEFGPDPGVIVALAGAIPAAIADGLPPLIRGVAVDDNLTIPPAAAGGMFLAAALIA
- a CDS encoding DUF7556 family protein, giving the protein MSRSSTPWDDPDPDRRRTALPTDPALDAAEAPDVMASIDSSSSRPELVIADVSREDAWVSVDETDATVLEEWC
- a CDS encoding ketopantoate reductase family protein, which gives rise to MEVLVYGAGALGSLVGGLLAREHDVTLVGRDPHMRTIREDGLRIDGEIDARVAPRALTDGRHRAADLALVTTKAYDTDAAARALATGEYEAVCSLQNGLTEERLVAALDATVLAGTATYGARFAEPGRVTCTGVGEVVVGALSGGPSPAAARVGAAFEAAGIEAVVAEDMPVRRFEKLAVNAGINGPSALARTENGPTLDGPAGEVAREAARETAATARAVGVDLADDRAVAAVERVADRTAANRSSMCEDVANGRRTEVDAVYGAIADRAERHAVAVPTCRTVGSLIRGWEAARGLR
- a CDS encoding CBS domain-containing protein — translated: MNVADAMTPRSELVVVEIPGSRNDVLEYIQEHGFSSVPVVKDVDGDEVYRGLVTRDDLIEQPDEDQLALLMREVPTVAADDDMVEAARTMVAEESRRLPVVDGDELVGILTVTDVVRAIARGEVDGETQVGELATRAVNATHAGTPLPVAEREIGLSGVPYAVVLDDEAAVAGMLTEVDILEVARVVEGEASTGDSIAEEDSEWSWEGIKATGARYLPTRNVEIPAEAVRHFMTEDLITVNATRTAREVAQELISNDIEQVPLVSGTDLDGIVRDVDLLEGL
- the glyS gene encoding glycine--tRNA ligase, whose product is MAADALAELAKRRGFFFGSNGAYGGTAGFYTFGPQGAALKRNVEDAWRDRFTIREGNREIEAPTVMPEAVFEASGHLEGFDDMLVECPECGESHRADHLVEDATDVEDAEALPGEEVAELIADAGIACPACGTELAGQPVEAFNLMFATDIGPGDAQPGYLRPETAQGIFVEFPRLKEYARGNLPFGITQIGPAYRNEISPRGGLLRLREFTQAELEQFIDPEEDEPPLDRVRDVEVRLYPASEQEADDGDYLDTTVGEAVDEGVIGSPWVGYYLGVAQEWYERVGVDLDRFRFRQHLAGERAHYAADCWDAESEVDGDWIEIAGFAYRGDYDLSKHDEYGDDAFTVFKRYDEPKTVERATVDPDMSVLGPEFGGDAAAVAEALEALAERDPDAFDGETVTVDVDGEPREVDADVADFSVEEVTESGEHITPHVVEPSFGVGRTVQTLLAHAYETDEVDGEERTYLSLAPEVAPQDAAVFPLVTNDDRLTALADEVAADLRAAGLAVAYDDSGSIGRRYRRQDEVGTPFCVTVDRDGIEGDGPDTVTLRERDSAAQVRIPVADLANELTALREGEPFAAVADRYDAVDTDIETAGN